Proteins encoded in a region of the Ancylobacter sp. SL191 genome:
- a CDS encoding response regulator → MEPRAERLPLEGLIDILLVEDDAPTRERLSDALAAASDFAVTSVANLTDALAKLDEGMPRILLTDLQLPDGHGIELIRRVRRDSPGTDIMVISILGDEESVIAAITAGATGYLLKDAFQTDVAATVRELALGHSPISASIARYIVRRTQASLQPGPEVERRPTLNTARLTAREIDILWGIAKGFSYADIAEHLGLSRQTVPGHIKSIYRKLEVNTRGEAVFEAVQQGLIRL, encoded by the coding sequence ATGGAGCCAAGGGCCGAGCGGCTGCCGCTCGAAGGTCTGATCGACATCCTTCTCGTCGAGGACGACGCGCCGACGCGCGAACGCCTGAGCGACGCTTTGGCTGCCGCCAGTGACTTTGCCGTGACCAGCGTCGCCAATCTCACCGACGCGCTGGCGAAGCTCGACGAGGGCATGCCGCGTATCCTTCTGACCGACCTGCAGTTGCCGGACGGGCATGGAATCGAGCTCATCCGCCGCGTGCGGCGGGACTCGCCGGGCACCGACATCATGGTCATCTCCATTCTCGGTGACGAGGAGAGCGTGATCGCCGCGATCACCGCCGGCGCGACGGGCTATCTGCTCAAGGATGCCTTCCAGACCGATGTCGCCGCCACGGTGCGCGAGCTGGCGCTGGGCCATTCGCCCATCTCGGCCTCCATCGCCCGCTACATCGTGCGCCGCACACAGGCCAGCCTCCAGCCAGGCCCGGAGGTCGAGCGCCGGCCGACGCTCAACACCGCCCGGCTGACTGCGCGCGAGATCGACATTCTCTGGGGCATCGCCAAGGGTTTCAGCTATGCCGATATCGCCGAGCATCTGGGCCTGTCGCGCCAGACCGTGCCCGGTCACATCAAGAGCATCTATCGCAAGCTTGAGGTGAACACGCGCGGCGAAGCCGTGTTCGAGGCCGTGCAGCAGGGGCTGATACGGCTGTGA
- a CDS encoding cysteine hydrolase family protein, whose product MGSLPSNPYDWPHGGDLTPATTALIIIDMQRDFCDPAGYVGAMGYDVTPAAALIPRIVALRAAVRAFGGFVIYTREGHRPDLSDLLPQKRFRSRLAGAEIGAPGPLGRLLVRGEPGWDIVPELAPAPGEPVVDKPGFGAFYATDLERLLVTRGIRHLIICGVTTDVCVHSTLREATDRGFEPLLIADCCAATVEANHRAAIDTVRSEGGIFGAVSDYRSVIEALTFFA is encoded by the coding sequence ATGGGCAGCCTTCCGTCCAATCCCTATGACTGGCCGCATGGCGGCGACCTTACCCCGGCGACCACCGCGCTGATCATCATCGATATGCAGCGCGATTTCTGCGACCCGGCGGGCTATGTGGGGGCCATGGGCTATGACGTTACGCCCGCCGCCGCGCTCATCCCGCGTATCGTCGCCCTGCGCGCGGCCGTGCGGGCCTTTGGCGGCTTTGTGATCTACACCCGCGAAGGCCACAGGCCCGACCTGTCCGACCTGCTGCCGCAGAAGCGCTTCCGCTCCCGTCTTGCCGGCGCCGAGATCGGGGCTCCCGGCCCGCTCGGGCGTCTGCTCGTGCGTGGCGAACCCGGATGGGACATCGTGCCGGAGCTGGCGCCGGCGCCCGGCGAGCCGGTGGTGGACAAGCCCGGCTTCGGCGCCTTCTACGCCACCGACCTGGAGCGCCTGCTGGTGACGCGCGGCATCCGCCACCTCATCATCTGCGGCGTGACAACGGATGTGTGCGTGCATTCGACCCTGCGCGAAGCGACCGATCGCGGCTTCGAGCCACTGCTGATTGCCGATTGCTGTGCCGCAACGGTCGAGGCCAACCACCGCGCGGCCATTGACACGGTCCGCAGTGAAGGCGGCATTTTCGGTGCCGTCTCGGACTACCGTTCGGTGATTGAGGCACTGACATTCTTCGCCTGA